The genomic region CACCCTCACGGGACTGCTCCCCAGCCGCACCTACCACGTGGCGCTGCGGGTGACGGACAACCAGGGCCACTCCGCCCGCTCCACCAGCCTGCCGGTGGCGACTCAGGACCCCGCGGTGTCGCGGCTCGCCTTCACCGTGCAGCCGCCCGACGCCGTCGCTGGCGCGGCGCTGGCCGAGTTCACCGTCTCCCTGCTGGACGCGAATGGCGACATCGTCCCCACGGCCACCGCTCCGGTGACGCTGTCCCTGGTGGGCCACCCGGAGTTCGAGGCGGTGAACGCGGTCCCCGTCAATGGCGTGGCGACCTTCACCGGAGTGGTCGTGGAGACGGCGGGCACCCACCGCTTCCTGGCCAGCGCCAACTCGCTGACGGTGGAGAGTGACTTGTTCACCATCCAGGCGGACGAGGCCGTGCGCCTCGCGCTCACCGGCCTGGTGAGCCCCGTCACCGCGGGCATGACGGGCAGCCTGGTGGTCACCGCGTATGACCGCTTCGACAACGTGGCCACGGGCTACACGCGGACGGTGCACTTCACGTCGGATGATGCCCAGGCGCAGCTGCCGGGCGACTACGCGTTCACCGCGGCGGACGCGGGGCGCCACGTCTTCAGCAACGTGGTGCTGGCCACCTCGGGCCCCCGGCGCGTGACGGTGACGGAGCTGATGGTCACCCCGCTCAGCGACTCGCTCGACGTGGAAGTGGTCAGCGACGCGGCGGACCGCCTGGTGCTGAGCGGCCTCGCCGAGGATGTCACGGCGGGCGCGCTGAACCGGCTCACCCTCAGCGCGAGGGACCGCTTCGGCAACCTCGTCACCGGCTACACCGGGACGGTGCGCTTCACGTCGGATGACGCCCAGGCGCAGCTGCCGGGTGACTACACGTTCACCGCGCAGGACGCCGGCCAGCACGAGTTCCCCGTGACGTTGCGAAGCTCCGGCCCCCACTCCGTCACCGCCACGGACCTCGACACGGCGCGCGCGGCCAGCGCGGGCACGCGCGTGGCGGCCGAAGTCGCCTCGCGCATGGCGCTGGCGCTGTCCACCACCACTCCCGTCGCGGGGCAGTCCGTGGAAGCCACGGTGACGCTGTTCGATGCGTTCGACAACCGGGCCTCGGGCTACCGGGGCACCGTGGGCTTCCAGGTGCCGGACGACGCCCAGGCCACCGTGCCGGGCAACCACACCTTCACCGAGGCGGACGCCGGCCAGCACACCTTCAGCGTGACGTTCGCGGCGGTGCGCAACAGCCTCCTCATCGCCACGGAAACGGTGGCGCCGGGGCTGAGTGACGACCAGCAGGTCACGGTGAGCCCCGGCCTGCTCACGGAGCTGCGCGCGGCGCGGCAGCCGGGGCCGGTCGTCGCGGGCCAGGGCAACATCTTCGTCGTCACCGCGCATGACCGCTTCGGCAACCTGAAGACGGACTACACGGGCACGGTGGAGACCACCACCACGGACGCGAACCCGGGGGTGCTGGAGTCCCACACCTTCACCGAGGCGAATCGTGGCGAGTACCCGCTCCAGGTCGTCCACCGGACGGCGGGCCCGCAGACGGTCACCTTCACCGACGCCGCGGCCGGCGTGTCCACCACGAGTGACGTCACCGTCGAGGCGGCCGAGCCCGTGCGGATTGTCTACGTCTCCGTGCCGGCGACGGGCACCGTGCGCCAGTCGCTCGCGCCGGTGCAGGTGGCCCTGCGCGACGCGTTCGGCAACACCCCTCAGGTGGGTGTCCCGACAGTGACGGTGCTGCTGGCCAGTGGGCCCCAGGGCACCACCCTGGGTGGCACGCTGACGGTCAACCCGGTGAATGGCGTGGCCGTCTTCCCTGACCTCACCGTGGACCAGGAGGGACGCTTCATCCTCGTCGCGCGGACGGAGGACCCGCGCATCTCGCAGGTGGACTCCGAGCTCAACATCTCCGACGACCAGGCGCCGGCTCCGGCCCCTGCCTTCACGGCCACGCTGGTGGACAACGACACCGTCCGGTTGACGTGGCGGGCCACGGGGGATGACGGCAGCGACGGCCTGGCGGCGAGCTACGAGCTTCGCCAGAGCCCCGAGCTCATCGACGCGGGCAACTTCGGTAGCGCGATGCAGCTGCCCACCGGCCAGCCCCAGCCGGCCGGTACGCAGGAGGAGGCCACCGTGGACCTGCCGCCCGCGCAGGCGACCTGGTACTTCGGCCTCCGCGTCCGCGACGGCGCGGGCAATGCCAGCACGCTGGTGGTGACCTCCATCGAGGTGCCCGGTCCGTGCGGCGGCTTCGTCTGCCCGCCCCGTGCTCCGGAGTGCGGGCCCGACAACCTCAGCCTCGTGACGTACGCGGGCGCGTGCGTGGTGCAGGGCGGCGAGCCGCGCTGCGAGTACACGCCATCCTCCGCGCTCTGCGAGGGCCAGGATGCGGTCTGCTTCGAGGGGGCGTGTGATACGGCGCCCGCGCCGGCTCCGGGCGAGCTGGTCATCAGCGAGGTGATGCACACGCCGAGCGCCGGCACCACGGAGTACCTCGAGCTGACCAGCACCGTGGACGGGCTGCGGAACATCACCAACCTGCTCGTCAGCTACGACAGCGGCGCCACCGTGGAGGCCTTCGCCGTGCAGGCGCCGGGAGACCGGCCCACCCCCGTCCGGGGCCGTGGGACGTTCGTCGTGGCCAACAACGTGGATGAGGCCACCAACGGCGGCGTGCCGGCGCAGTACAGCTACGCCGGAGGCTCGTTCATCCTCGGCGGCTCGGGGCACCTCACGCTCGAGATGGCCACCACCGTGCTGGACGACCTCGTGTACACGCCGTCGTTCCCCCAGACGGTGGGCCGCTCGATGAACCTGTCCTCGGTGGTGGTGGGCTCTTCGGCCCATCAGCGCAGCTGGTACTGGTGTGACTCCAGTGAGGCCCTCGCTGGTGGAGACCGGGGGACGCCGGGCCGCACCAACGAGACGTGCGCCGTGGCCATCAACCCGCCGGTGGACTACTGCGCCATCCAGTTCCCGAAGACCATCGCCGCGCCCATCCAGATGGACGCGCCGCAGACCATCTACAGTCGCTTCTACGACGACCAGATCACCAACCGGAACCAGACCGGCAACGACGGCTTCCCGTTCATCGAGGCGGAGCTGGGCTACGGCACGGACGCCAACGCCCCGGCGGGCTGGACGTGGGTGCCCGCGCCGTTCAACCCGACCTACAGCGTGCCCGGTGGCCTCAACGACGACGAGACGGTGGGCACGCTGCGCATCGGCACGGCGGGCAGCTACCTGTACGGCTTCCGCTACCGCTTCACGCGGGGGCCGGCGGGGGCGCAGGACTGGGTGTACTGCGACCAGAACGGCGTCGTGTCGGGCGGGTCGCCGCAGTACGGCACGGTGACGGTGGCCGCGCCGCCGCCGCCCGCCATCACCGGTGTCACCTTCGAGGTCGTCGCCCGGGGCGCGGAACTGGTCCTCACTGGCACGGGTTTCACGGGGGCGACCTCCGTCACCATCGGGGGCATGGCCCAGACGTTCACGGTGAACAGCGCCACGTCGCTTGCCGTCGCCAGCCTCCACGACTCGACGCCTGTCGGTACCGCGCAGCCCATCATCGTCACGGGACCGACCGGCTCGAGCGCTGGCCGGAACGTCGTGGTCATCGACCTGGTCATCTCCGAGCTGGACAGCGATACGGCGGAGAACCCCGAGGTCATGGAGTTCGTGGAGATCTCAACGGGAGTCCCAGGGGTCAACCTCTCGGGCTATTCGCTGGTCTTCTTCAATGGCAGCAGTGACCAGTCCTATTACGCCATCAACCTGAATGCGGCGACGGACGCTTTAGGCCGGATGACTGTCGCGGGGGCTGGCATCAGCCCGAGGTCCTTCTCCTTCCCCATCTCCACCTTCCTGCAGAACGGCCCGGACGCCGTGGCCCTCTATCAGGCCGCTCCGATGGCGCCCAACACCGCCCCGACGGCCAACCGGCTCATCGATGCGCTCGTCTACAACAACGCGGCGGGGAGCGCTGATGCCGGGTTGCTGGATGCGCTGCTGTGGCTCGCGCCGGACGCCCGCCGGGTCCAGTTGAACGAGGCCGCTGGCGGTACCGCGCCGACGAGGTCTATCCAGCGCTGCGGCACGGGGCGGCGGGACGGCCGCGTCTTCCAGACGGCCACGCCTACGCCGGGCACGCCCAACCACTGCCCGTAGGCAGCCGTCGTCCGCTGAGCCGTTGAGTTGAGGAGTCCAGGAGGCCGCTTCCGGCACGTATGCCGGGGCGGCCTCCTGCTTTTCGTGGGGAGCAGGACAGGGCGGCCCACTGTCGCCCAGGGGGCCTGCCGCTCCGTGAAGACTGCTGCTGGGCGGGAGCGGGCGGGCGCATTACCTTTGCCGCCGAAACTTCCCTGTCATCAGGTCCAGGAGCAGACAGTGCCAGACTCCCTCGTTCCCGACGCCGCCCGCTTCGTCACCTGCCCGCCAGCCGAGTTCCGGAGCTCCGGTGAGGAGGCCATGGCCGCGGCCCGCGCCGGAATCGCCCGCCTCAAGGCGCTCCGCCCCCCGTACACCGTGCGGGAGGTGCTGGAGCTGTACGACGAGGCCATGGGCGCGCTCGACGACGCCAGCTCCCGCGCGTCCGTGGCCCGCCATTCCCACCCGGACGCCGCGATGCGCGAGGCCGGAGAGGCCGCCGAGCAGGCGCTGGAGACGCTGCTCAACGACATCCGCATGGACCGGGGCGTCTATGACGTGCTCGCCTCGCTGGACCTGTCCCGCGAGGACGCCCCCACGCGCAAGTGGATGGAGAAGGTGCTGCGCGAGTTCCGCCGCGCCGGCGTGGACCGCGATGCCGCCACCCGCGCCCGCGTGAAGGAGCTGCAGGAGGAGCTCATCCGCATCGGCCAGGAGTTCAGCCGCAACATCCTCCAGGACACCCGCACCCAGGCCCTGCCTCCGTCCGCCCTGGAGGGGCTGCCCGACGACTACGTGCGCGCCCACCCGCCCGGCGCGGACGGCCAGGTGCGCATCACCACCGACTACCCGGACATCATCCCCTTCATGACGTACTCGCGGGACGCGAAGGCCCGCGAGACGATGTGGCGCCTGTTCCGCCTGCGGGGCCACCCCGCCAACGTGGACGTGCTCCAGCGCATGGTGACCCGCCGTCACGAGCTGGCCACGCTGCTGGGCTACCGTAACTGGGCGGCCTACTCTACCGAGGACAAGATGATTCGCGACGAGCAGGCCGCCGCGGACTTCATCGAGAAGATCTCCACCGCCTCCGCCGCGCGCACGCAGCACGACTATGCCGTGTTGCTGGAGCGCAAGCGCCGCGAGGTGCCCTCCGCCCAGCGCGTGGACCCCTGGGACCAGACGTACCTGGAGGACCGCGTCCGGGCCGAGCAGTACGCCTTCGACTCGCAGTTGGTGCGCCCGTACTTCGAGTACTCACGCGTGAAGCAGGGCGTGCTGGACCTGACGGCGCGGCTGTTCGGCGTCACCTACCGCCGCGTCCCGGACGCGCCGGCGTGGCACCCGGAAGTGGAGACCTACGACGTCTACGAGGGCGACACGCTGCGGGGCCGCTTCTTCCTGGACATGCACCCGCGAGACGACAAGTACAAGCACGCGGCCCAGTTCACCCTCACCAGCGGCAAGACGGGGTACCGGCTGCCGGAGGGCGTGCTCCTGTGCAACTTCCCCCGGCCCGGCGCCGAGCCCGCGCTGCTCCAGCACAGCGACGTGGTGACGTTCTTCCACGAGTTCGGCCACCTGCTGCACCACGTCTTCGGAGGCCACACGCGCTGGGCGGGCGTGTCCGGCGTGCGCACGGAGTGGGACTTCGTGGAGGCCCCGTCGCAGATGCTTGAGGAGTGGGCGCGCGACACCGCCAGCCTTCAGACGTTCGCGCTGCACCACCAGACGGGCGAGCCGATTCCGGCGGACCTCGTCACGCGGATGAACCGCGCCGACGAGTTCGGCAAGGGGCTGTGGGTGCGCCAGCAGATGTTCTACGCCGCGCTCAGCCTGGAGCTGTACCGGCGCGAGCCCGGGAGCGTGGACGTCACCGAGCTCGTGCGCGAGCTGCAGGGGAAGTACACGCCCTTCCCCTACGTGGAGGGCACGTACTTCCACCTGTCCTTCGGACACCTCGACGGGTACTCGTCCAACTACTACACGTACATGTGGTCGATGGTCATCGCGAAGGACCTGTTCACCGTGTTCCAGCAGAAGGGATTGCTGGACCCGGTGCCCGCGCAGGCCTACCGGCGCGAGGTGCTGGAGCCAGGGGGCTCGGCCGACGCCGCGAAGCTGGTGCACGCCTTCCTCGGGCGCGACTACGACTTCCGCGCCTACGAGGAGTGGCTCAACAAGGCCGCGTGAGTGGGCCGCTCAGTTGCGCCCCCACACCCGGGGGCGCTCGAAGCGCAGGAAGCCGCCCGCTTCCTCCTGGGCGATGATGCCCGCCTCGGCGGCGAAGTAGCGCGTGCGGACCTCCTGGAGCCTCGCCTCCAGCTCGTCGCCGGACAGCTCCTTCGCCAGCGCCGCGCGCTCCGCCATGTACCGCGCGCCCGCGTCCCAGCGGGCGTCGCGCGTCTGGTCCAGCGAGTCCCAGCGCGTGAGCGCCTCGTCGTCCAGCCCCAGCTCCTTGCGGATGGTGCGCAGGTTGCGGGAGCGCTCCGCGGGAGGCAGCTCCGTCAGCTCCCGCTGGATGGAGGACAGGTCCAGGAAGCGGTTCATCAGCTCCTGCTGGTGCCGGGCGACGTACGCATCGGCCGCCGCGCCGTGCACCTCCTGGAGCTTCTTCTTGTACTCGGACAGCTTCTCCGTGACGGAGGCGCCCTCCATCGTGTCGAGCGTGCGCAGCGTGTCCGCGACGGCCTGGTTCTTCAGCTCGGCGGCCCACAGGCGCTCCGCGACGTCCTTCCCGAAGAGGCGGTTGCGCGCATCCCAGACGGAGGCGCGGCGCTCCTTGTCCCCGAGCCCGCGCAGGTACGCGTCATTGTCCTTCACCCACTTCTCGTAGTCCTCGCGGTTGCGGAGCATGGCCGCCAGCTCGTCGTACCGCTCGGGGAAGGCCTTCTTCAGGAAGGCGAGCAGCTCCTCGCGCCAGCGGTCCGGGCTGAGCTTCTGGAAGTGGCGCATCAACTCTTCCAGCATGCGCATCTGCACGGAGGGCTCGTCCAGCCGCGCGCCGTACCGCTCGCGCATGGCGTTGACGAGCGCCTCGAGCTCCGCGTCCCCGTCCTCCGGCGCGGTGGCCGAGGGCGCGGCCCCCGCCGTGCCGCTGGCGGCGGTTGCCCCCGGCACGGAGGAGGGGAGGGGCGCCGCGGACGGGCGGGGGGCCAGGGAGGCCTGACGGGAAGACGCGGGGCCGACGGCCGCCTGCCCCGGAGCGTAGAGCCACAGGCCGGCGGCGAGCCCGAGCAGACTCGCCGCGCCGCCCAGCACCATCTTCATCCGCGTCTTCATGCCGCCGCTCCTGTGCGTGCCTAGTCGTTCTTCGCGACGTAGTTGAAGATGGCCGCGTAGAACTCCATCTCGTCGAACGTGTCCGGCCCCAGGCCGATGACGTCCAGGTGGTCCTGGTTGATGAGGGACGACGAGGAGGTCATCTGGAGGGAGCTCGGCGCGTTCATGTTCGCGACGTAGCCCAGCGCCGAGTCGATGGAGATGGAGTTGAGGGTGAACAGCTGCTCGGTGTAGCGCAGCCGGTAGCCCATCTGCTGGGAGTTGATGCCGACGAGCCCGTCGTCATCGTCCTCCGCCTTCCAGCCGTCGCCCTTGCCGGCCGCGCCGTCATTCTCACAGTCGTCGACGCAGTAGCCGTCGCCGTCGATGTCGAAGAAGAAGCCGCGCAGCAGGTACAGCGCGGGGTTCACGCTGAGGCCGGACTGGGCGGTCATCAGCGACGCGTAGTGGGACGCGTAGGACGCGCTGACCGGGTAGTTCGTGTTGAACAGCTTCGCCCCCGTCGCCTTGCCGTCGTTCGGGTCATAGTCGTTGTAGACGAGCGCCTTGGTGGCCGCGTAGCCGTCATTGCCCGGCCCGTAGACGACGCTGCCGTAGATGCGGAACAGGGCGTCGATGACGCTGGTGACGCCGGGGCCCAGGTCGAGGATGAACTTGGCGACGGGCGAGCCGCGGTGGGGCGAGGAGACGCTCAGCAGCACCTTGACCACCGCGTAGCCCTTGCGCTCGCGCAGCACGCGCGCCGCCTTGCGGGCGTCGATGCCGCCCTGCGAGTGGCCGACGAGGTTTACGTGCGCGACGCCCGCGCTGGCCATGTAGCTCTCGATGTCATTGGCCAGCTCGAGGCCGCGGACATCCGAGCTCTGGAGCGGCTGCACCGTGGCGACGAAGGAGCGCTGGCCGCTATTGATGTCGCCGTTGCAGCTCACCTCGAGGAACTCGTTGCAGGGGTCTCCGACGAAGGTGCCGTAGTCGTCGCCCCAGTAGTCCAGGCCGAGGATGTTGTCGAAGCCGCCCAGGCCGTGCGCGAACACGACGGGGTACGTCGTCCGCTCCGCTGCGGCGGAAGCGGGGAGGGACAGTCCGAGGAGGCCCAGGGCCAGGACTGCCAGGAATGGGGTGCGCTGCTGCTTCATGATGACTCCTTCACGCGGGGGATGAGGCACTGCACACCGCGACGGTTCAGCACCGTCAGGTCCTCGGGACCGCGTGGCTGGAGGCAAATGCAGACGCGTCTCAGCCTTCCACAAAAACACGGCGAGTCCCGAACACCCGGAGTCCTAGTGCCCGGAGTTGATTCCCCAGTCAATGCGCTGCGCCGTGTTATCGGCTGGCGCCGTGCGTCAGACAACGCGTGTCTCGTACCGGAGGGAGGGATTGCGCGGTGCGTCGTGTGTTCATGGCGCGATGCATCGCTCCGCGCCGCAGTGATTACGGGCTCTTGTGCTGGAATACGGAGAGAGTGTGATGCGCCGAGTCATCGGGCGTTTGTGTCGCAGTGCGTCGGCGGGAGAAGGAGGCCTGGCACCCCCTTGCGGGGCGGGCGCGTGTGGAACGGGTCCTGAGCGAGAGATGCGCTGGCGGCTCGACGAGCGGATGGGGGCTCGTTGGGCTGCGGCGTGAGTGGGGCTTCGCGGATGAGCCGCTGGAGCGCGTGGCGGGCTTCGTTGCCTGGCAGGAGGCTGCGCGGTCTTCTCTCGAACTCGCTGGCTCCTCTGCGTTGGCAGGCTCTGGTGGCTCGGACGCGGCGGCGCGGGGCCTTGCCACGCAGGGGCCCGGATGGCGCGAAGGTGAGCGTCGTCTGGGGTGCGTTTCCGGCGTACCCTGCCCGCGACTCCAGACTGGAGGAAGCATGGGGTGGATGGATTGGTTGAAGGGCAAGCCGTCGAAGCCGCTTGCTCCGGGAGGCGAGCAGGCCATGCCAGGCGGGGCGCGGGACATCTACGCGCCGCTGCGAGAGCTGATCTTCGCGGATGAGTCGCTGGAAGGTGTGGCCCGCTTCGTCCTCGAGCAGGAGGCGTCCGGCACGGAGGCGAAGGAGGTGTGGAAGCGCCTCGCGAAGGTGGCGGCCCAGGTCGCCCAGGGAGAGCGGCGGCCCGCCATCGAGGAGCTGTACCGCCTGTTGGAAGACGAGGGGGAGGACGCGCGCTCCTGCTTCCAGTTCTGGAACTACCTGCGTCAGCTGGGTGAGCAACCGGGGCCGGCCGTCGCCACGCGCGTCCTGGGGCTGGTCATCGAGCACTCGCGGCACGGCGGTCCGGAGATACTGTCCGCCTACTGGGATGGCAACGCGCGGTTGATGGACGCGAGCGGAGACTTCCGCATGTTCTCGGACCCCGCGCCCTTCATGGTGGCCGCGGTGAGGAGGTGGCTGCGGGTGTGCCGGCCGCTGGCGGAAGGCGTGGTGCCCATGAGCGGGCCGAGGCCGGCGCCGCCCTCCGGCTCCCGGTGCCGCATCACCGTGCTCACGCCCGGCGGCCTTCGCACGTGCGAGGGCGAGTGGGACGCGTTGTGGGCGGACGCGTTGTGCGGCCCGGTGATGGAGATGGCGGGGACGCTGACCGAGCGCCTGGTGGCGGTGCTGGAGGATAACGGGACGTGGAGGAGCGGCGTGGTGCCCTTGTCCAGGAGTGGAGGACGGGGCACGGGCAGCTCGCGGGTGCATTGAGGCGCTGGCGCCCTGACCCCGTCGGCGGAGGGCGTGGGCGGAGAGCAGGTGGAGTACCCGCCCTTCGTGCTCAAGGACAAGCGGGGCCATGTCATTGACGACGAGCCCTTCTACGTGGCCAACGCCCTGGTGAAGGTGCACAGGGCTGCGCCTGCTCGCCATGGGGGACGTCTGGCCGTGACGAGGCGCCGACCTGGGGCTTCCACGCCGCGTCCAGACCTGCTCGCCAGGGATTCTCTCCGTGTCGCCGGCCTCTGGTAGCGTCCGACGCTGGAGGTTGACCCTGGATGTCCC from Pyxidicoccus trucidator harbors:
- a CDS encoding Ig-like domain-containing protein yields the protein MSRLSFPLTRLLGLGVLCLGVALGCDGGTDPLPPPTTKPLPDATLSRVEVSRAAQVLADGEDRVTITVTVKQKDGSPLEGRTVNVEVSGDGNTVTQPTGKTDAQGQATASVVSTGAGAKTVTVSVEADGGAVVLGMRPVIDFAAPRATRLAFTATALSATAGAPIGGLEVSLRDARGRTVTTATDEVTLSLAAGPGDATLEGTLKANAVAGVVRFTEVVLTKAGTGYQLKVEAAGLEGATSATFAVGAAAPASLEVSGLPAVATAGAAQSAQVTVRDTFGNVATGYTGTLAVTSSDATAELPAAHAFTSADAGRFTFTGLILKRAGAQQVTVQDGATAALTSRSDVGVVAGAAAALVFTEVPTRASVRAVLSTVQVVLQDAHGNRAAVGAPLVTMALAQGTGLAGVIEAAPVDGVASFTNLRVNGEGAARLLASADALSSATSASIDIEDDVAPAAPSLAAGASTPTSATVTWTAVGDDGLEGTATSQELRYAESPITTDAEFAAASLVSGVGAPAAAGTAESATLTGLLPSRTYHVALRVTDNQGHSARSTSLPVATQDPAVSRLAFTVQPPDAVAGAALAEFTVSLLDANGDIVPTATAPVTLSLVGHPEFEAVNAVPVNGVATFTGVVVETAGTHRFLASANSLTVESDLFTIQADEAVRLALTGLVSPVTAGMTGSLVVTAYDRFDNVATGYTRTVHFTSDDAQAQLPGDYAFTAADAGRHVFSNVVLATSGPRRVTVTELMVTPLSDSLDVEVVSDAADRLVLSGLAEDVTAGALNRLTLSARDRFGNLVTGYTGTVRFTSDDAQAQLPGDYTFTAQDAGQHEFPVTLRSSGPHSVTATDLDTARAASAGTRVAAEVASRMALALSTTTPVAGQSVEATVTLFDAFDNRASGYRGTVGFQVPDDAQATVPGNHTFTEADAGQHTFSVTFAAVRNSLLIATETVAPGLSDDQQVTVSPGLLTELRAARQPGPVVAGQGNIFVVTAHDRFGNLKTDYTGTVETTTTDANPGVLESHTFTEANRGEYPLQVVHRTAGPQTVTFTDAAAGVSTTSDVTVEAAEPVRIVYVSVPATGTVRQSLAPVQVALRDAFGNTPQVGVPTVTVLLASGPQGTTLGGTLTVNPVNGVAVFPDLTVDQEGRFILVARTEDPRISQVDSELNISDDQAPAPAPAFTATLVDNDTVRLTWRATGDDGSDGLAASYELRQSPELIDAGNFGSAMQLPTGQPQPAGTQEEATVDLPPAQATWYFGLRVRDGAGNASTLVVTSIEVPGPCGGFVCPPRAPECGPDNLSLVTYAGACVVQGGEPRCEYTPSSALCEGQDAVCFEGACDTAPAPAPGELVISEVMHTPSAGTTEYLELTSTVDGLRNITNLLVSYDSGATVEAFAVQAPGDRPTPVRGRGTFVVANNVDEATNGGVPAQYSYAGGSFILGGSGHLTLEMATTVLDDLVYTPSFPQTVGRSMNLSSVVVGSSAHQRSWYWCDSSEALAGGDRGTPGRTNETCAVAINPPVDYCAIQFPKTIAAPIQMDAPQTIYSRFYDDQITNRNQTGNDGFPFIEAELGYGTDANAPAGWTWVPAPFNPTYSVPGGLNDDETVGTLRIGTAGSYLYGFRYRFTRGPAGAQDWVYCDQNGVVSGGSPQYGTVTVAAPPPPAITGVTFEVVARGAELVLTGTGFTGATSVTIGGMAQTFTVNSATSLAVASLHDSTPVGTAQPIIVTGPTGSSAGRNVVVIDLVISELDSDTAENPEVMEFVEISTGVPGVNLSGYSLVFFNGSSDQSYYAINLNAATDALGRMTVAGAGISPRSFSFPISTFLQNGPDAVALYQAAPMAPNTAPTANRLIDALVYNNAAGSADAGLLDALLWLAPDARRVQLNEAAGGTAPTRSIQRCGTGRRDGRVFQTATPTPGTPNHCP
- a CDS encoding M3 family metallopeptidase — protein: MPDSLVPDAARFVTCPPAEFRSSGEEAMAAARAGIARLKALRPPYTVREVLELYDEAMGALDDASSRASVARHSHPDAAMREAGEAAEQALETLLNDIRMDRGVYDVLASLDLSREDAPTRKWMEKVLREFRRAGVDRDAATRARVKELQEELIRIGQEFSRNILQDTRTQALPPSALEGLPDDYVRAHPPGADGQVRITTDYPDIIPFMTYSRDAKARETMWRLFRLRGHPANVDVLQRMVTRRHELATLLGYRNWAAYSTEDKMIRDEQAAADFIEKISTASAARTQHDYAVLLERKRREVPSAQRVDPWDQTYLEDRVRAEQYAFDSQLVRPYFEYSRVKQGVLDLTARLFGVTYRRVPDAPAWHPEVETYDVYEGDTLRGRFFLDMHPRDDKYKHAAQFTLTSGKTGYRLPEGVLLCNFPRPGAEPALLQHSDVVTFFHEFGHLLHHVFGGHTRWAGVSGVRTEWDFVEAPSQMLEEWARDTASLQTFALHHQTGEPIPADLVTRMNRADEFGKGLWVRQQMFYAALSLELYRREPGSVDVTELVRELQGKYTPFPYVEGTYFHLSFGHLDGYSSNYYTYMWSMVIAKDLFTVFQQKGLLDPVPAQAYRREVLEPGGSADAAKLVHAFLGRDYDFRAYEEWLNKAA
- a CDS encoding esterase/lipase family protein, yielding MKQQRTPFLAVLALGLLGLSLPASAAAERTTYPVVFAHGLGGFDNILGLDYWGDDYGTFVGDPCNEFLEVSCNGDINSGQRSFVATVQPLQSSDVRGLELANDIESYMASAGVAHVNLVGHSQGGIDARKAARVLRERKGYAVVKVLLSVSSPHRGSPVAKFILDLGPGVTSVIDALFRIYGSVVYGPGNDGYAATKALVYNDYDPNDGKATGAKLFNTNYPVSASYASHYASLMTAQSGLSVNPALYLLRGFFFDIDGDGYCVDDCENDGAAGKGDGWKAEDDDDGLVGINSQQMGYRLRYTEQLFTLNSISIDSALGYVANMNAPSSLQMTSSSSLINQDHLDVIGLGPDTFDEMEFYAAIFNYVAKND